In Clostridium sp., one DNA window encodes the following:
- a CDS encoding class I SAM-dependent DNA methyltransferase, which yields MDCYSNLAYIYDYLINTDVDYYIWGTKILGICEKYNIDRINYLDIGCGTGNLTEKIAPSFHDIWCVDFSSDMLAEAEAKFRARNLKVHLICQNMIELNLNMEFDLITCCLDSTNYILNKDDLTKYFMAVFNHLKTDGILVFDINSYYKLTQILGNNLYDYDDEKLTYIWDNNLENEVVDMYLTFFVREGRLYRRFDEHHRERAYQCDYIENLLSKCGFEILQKLNNYTDELVQKNSERIVYVIRKGDNNGR from the coding sequence ATGGACTGTTACAGCAATTTGGCATATATATATGATTATTTAATAAATACAGATGTAGACTACTATATATGGGGTACTAAAATTCTGGGAATCTGTGAGAAATATAATATAGATAGAATAAATTATCTGGATATTGGATGTGGTACAGGAAACCTGACAGAAAAAATCGCTCCATCTTTCCATGATATCTGGTGTGTTGATTTTTCAAGCGACATGCTTGCAGAAGCAGAAGCAAAGTTTAGAGCCAGGAACTTAAAAGTACATTTAATATGTCAGAACATGATTGAACTCAATTTAAATATGGAATTTGATCTGATAACCTGCTGTCTGGACTCAACAAATTACATACTCAACAAAGACGATCTCACAAAATATTTTATGGCGGTTTTCAATCATTTGAAAACAGATGGTATTTTGGTATTTGATATAAATTCCTATTACAAACTTACCCAAATACTTGGAAATAATTTATACGACTATGATGATGAGAAATTGACCTATATATGGGATAATAATTTAGAAAATGAAGTTGTTGATATGTACCTTACGTTTTTTGTCAGGGAAGGCAGATTATACAGAAGATTTGATGAGCACCACAGAGAAAGAGCATATCAATGTGATTATATAGAAAACCTACTTTCAAAATGTGGATTTGAAATATTACAAAAGCTCAATAATTATACAGATGAACTTGTACAAAAAAATTCAGAAAGAATAGTTTACGTAATACGCAAAGGAGATAATAATGGACGATAA
- a CDS encoding small, acid-soluble spore protein, alpha/beta type — protein sequence MSKTPLKKIIKAKLRANKELTDAEKLREKLKYEIAEELGLGEKVSSYGWSGLTAEETGRIGGIMAKRKKELNIPKNKIIIENQKRQKD from the coding sequence ATGTCAAAAACACCTTTAAAAAAAATAATAAAGGCAAAACTCAGGGCAAACAAGGAACTTACAGATGCTGAAAAATTAAGGGAAAAACTCAAATATGAAATAGCAGAGGAACTTGGGCTTGGAGAAAAAGTCAGCAGCTATGGATGGAGTGGACTTACTGCAGAAGAAACTGGAAGGATCGGCGGCATAATGGCCAAACGCAAGAAAGAACTCAATATACCTAAAAATAAAATAATAATTGAAAACCAAAAAAGGCAGAAGGATTGA